In Spirochaeta thermophila DSM 6578, the following proteins share a genomic window:
- a CDS encoding LptA/OstA family protein, with protein sequence MRSVMCLLCLAVSVLVGEEFSFSADTLSATLARGKEKTILKGNAKVVSGARIMTAETIELSGPDFRYVLCTGGIVFQNPEDGLYIQAERLFHDRETEKTHIEGNILLEDKKNNTVIRAHILDYDERSQQAFIQIGVRIFKEDITGRGEFAHYDRDKEILTLSGSPVLYKKHDEYRATRVIVHLDTDEVEMEGRIEGTILQEEEEAQEPHE encoded by the coding sequence ATGCGGTCCGTGATGTGTCTCCTGTGTCTCGCCGTCTCGGTCCTCGTCGGCGAGGAGTTCTCGTTCTCCGCGGACACCCTCTCGGCCACCCTCGCCCGGGGCAAGGAGAAGACCATACTCAAGGGCAACGCAAAGGTCGTCTCCGGAGCCCGCATCATGACGGCAGAGACCATAGAGCTCTCCGGACCCGATTTCCGCTACGTCCTCTGCACCGGGGGAATAGTCTTCCAGAACCCCGAGGACGGCCTCTACATACAGGCAGAACGACTGTTCCACGACAGGGAGACGGAGAAGACGCACATCGAGGGCAACATCCTCCTCGAAGACAAGAAGAACAACACCGTGATCCGGGCTCATATCCTGGACTATGACGAACGCTCTCAACAGGCCTTCATACAGATCGGGGTGCGGATATTCAAAGAGGACATCACCGGAAGGGGAGAGTTCGCTCACTACGACAGGGACAAGGAGATCCTCACCCTCTCGGGCTCTCCGGTTCTCTACAAGAAGCACGACGAGTACAGAGCCACCCGGGTCATCGTCCACCTCGACACCGACGAGGTGGAGATGGAAGGCAGGATAGAAGGAACCATCCTTCAGGAGGAAGAGGAGGCACAGGAACCCCATGAGTGA
- the rpoN gene encoding RNA polymerase factor sigma-54: MQTQKPILSQTQRLKLAPQMIQSIQLLHLPLADLKLKIQEEVEKNPALEILEERGTISLDTAQEPPEVYEYFENSSDPGFSYARGSDDEDAKRRFLEGAVARGESLHEHLLWQLRLHPGLTAEEIRLGELLIQNLDDHGFHREDPFIFAQDERERHLIEKLIPLIQSFDPPGTCVKDSVESLLVQARQREDAPPHTEEIISRYLPLLEKGKTKEIAKALGMEEEDVLSVVEFLKTLTPFPGSLYSSSRPHYVIPDLEVKVKDGHLVILLNEEEIPVLGVNPFFREMQKENDKKDVQRFVKQQVREAQMFIQSIHHRNHTLLRVARAIVEFQRDFFIRGPQYLVPLTLKDVAETVELHEATVSRITTNKYVQTEWGIYELKYFFTNSVSGAGSSGSRYSKEAVKHIIKEIIEEETKKTGRPLSDKKLAELLNKRGIPIARRTVAKYRKELNIRSSFERNTLRRLHEN, from the coding sequence TTGCAAACCCAGAAGCCCATACTCTCACAGACCCAGAGACTCAAGCTCGCCCCTCAGATGATCCAGAGCATCCAGCTTCTCCATCTCCCCCTTGCGGACCTCAAACTCAAGATCCAGGAGGAAGTGGAAAAGAACCCCGCACTCGAAATCCTCGAGGAGCGGGGGACGATCTCGCTCGATACCGCTCAGGAGCCTCCCGAGGTCTACGAATATTTCGAGAACTCATCCGATCCTGGCTTCTCCTACGCAAGGGGGTCGGACGACGAGGATGCGAAACGCAGATTCCTCGAGGGGGCCGTTGCACGGGGGGAGAGCCTCCACGAGCACCTCCTCTGGCAACTCCGACTCCACCCGGGACTCACTGCGGAGGAGATACGCCTGGGGGAGCTTCTCATACAGAACCTGGACGATCACGGTTTTCACAGGGAGGACCCTTTCATCTTCGCTCAGGACGAACGGGAGCGGCACCTCATAGAGAAGCTCATCCCTCTCATCCAGAGCTTCGATCCACCGGGCACATGCGTGAAGGACTCCGTGGAATCCCTCCTCGTCCAGGCCCGACAACGGGAAGACGCCCCCCCCCATACAGAGGAGATCATCTCCCGCTATCTGCCTCTCCTCGAAAAGGGCAAGACGAAGGAGATCGCGAAGGCCCTGGGAATGGAAGAGGAGGACGTCCTCTCGGTCGTGGAGTTCCTCAAAACCCTCACCCCCTTCCCGGGCTCGCTCTACTCCTCCTCGAGACCTCACTACGTCATCCCCGACCTCGAGGTGAAGGTGAAGGACGGCCATCTCGTGATCCTCCTCAACGAAGAGGAGATCCCGGTCCTGGGGGTGAACCCCTTCTTCCGGGAGATGCAGAAAGAGAACGACAAAAAAGACGTACAACGTTTCGTGAAACAGCAGGTCCGGGAAGCCCAGATGTTCATCCAGAGCATCCATCACAGGAATCACACCCTCCTCAGGGTCGCCCGTGCCATCGTGGAGTTCCAGCGCGATTTCTTCATCCGAGGCCCGCAGTATCTCGTCCCCCTCACCCTCAAGGATGTGGCGGAGACAGTGGAGCTTCACGAGGCCACGGTCTCCCGCATCACCACCAACAAGTACGTGCAGACGGAATGGGGTATCTACGAGCTCAAGTACTTCTTCACCAACTCGGTGAGCGGCGCTGGATCGAGCGGTTCACGATACTCCAAAGAAGCGGTAAAGCACATCATCAAGGAGATCATCGAGGAAGAGACGAAGAAGACCGGCAGGCCGCTCTCCGACAAGAAACTCGCGGAACTCCTCAACAAGAGGGGAATCCCCATCGCCAGAAGGACCGTGGCAAAGTACCGGAAGGAACTCAACATCCGCTCCTCGTTCGAGCGGAACACATTGAGGAGGTTACATGAGAACTGA
- a CDS encoding TIGR00282 family metallophosphoesterase yields the protein MRILFIGEIVGKEGVYTVKTLLPELKERFSPDFIVANADGTTGGWGIGKNHSIYLHKLGIDVLTSGDWIYFKKDMVPHIAKSSYLLRPANFPPAAPGRGYRTYHKGGKTLGVINLIGQSGFPRIHGSNPYTYLPSLVSRLKESTPHIIVDFHAHTTAEKYTMFFMADGMVSGVFGTNSRVQTADERILPGGTAVICDAGRTGSQMSVQGLDPQPEIRRFLTALPQKGKTSWDGLALCGVLLETDENGKAVSFERLNIPCPPPPHLQDEEEESETSPPDEAL from the coding sequence ATGAGAATACTCTTCATCGGCGAGATCGTGGGCAAGGAAGGGGTCTACACCGTGAAGACCCTGCTCCCCGAACTCAAGGAACGCTTCAGCCCCGACTTCATCGTGGCGAACGCCGACGGGACCACCGGAGGATGGGGCATAGGGAAGAACCACTCCATCTACCTCCACAAGCTCGGGATCGACGTCCTCACCTCGGGAGACTGGATCTACTTCAAGAAGGACATGGTCCCTCACATCGCCAAGAGCTCCTACCTCCTCAGGCCCGCGAACTTCCCTCCCGCAGCACCCGGGAGGGGGTATCGCACCTATCACAAGGGAGGGAAAACCCTGGGGGTGATCAACCTCATCGGACAGTCAGGATTCCCGAGGATCCACGGAAGCAACCCCTACACCTACCTCCCCTCCCTCGTCTCCCGGCTCAAGGAGAGCACGCCCCACATCATCGTGGACTTCCACGCGCACACCACAGCCGAGAAGTACACCATGTTCTTCATGGCCGACGGCATGGTCTCGGGGGTCTTCGGCACCAACTCACGCGTCCAGACCGCCGACGAACGCATCCTCCCGGGCGGCACCGCCGTGATCTGCGACGCCGGACGGACCGGAAGTCAGATGAGCGTCCAAGGCCTTGATCCTCAGCCCGAGATACGGCGGTTCCTCACCGCCCTCCCCCAGAAGGGGAAAACCTCCTGGGACGGCCTCGCACTCTGCGGCGTCCTTCTCGAAACCGACGAGAACGGCAAGGCCGTCTCCTTCGAACGCCTCAACATCCCTTGCCCCCCGCCCCCCCACCTTCAGGACGAGGAAGAGGAATCGGAGACATCCCCTCCGGACGAGGCACTCTGA
- the hpf gene encoding ribosome hibernation-promoting factor, HPF/YfiA family — protein MRTDIKAVHFDLKDPTREYLEKKFRKISYGERFIEDLHLTLTKENTSFTAEVNVHTHWGELFHLKEEAKDLIEAIDKLFDKLDYKIAKEKSKIQDHHVEKPEKE, from the coding sequence ATGAGAACTGACATCAAAGCCGTCCATTTCGACCTGAAGGATCCCACCAGAGAGTACCTCGAAAAGAAGTTCAGAAAGATCTCGTACGGGGAAAGATTCATCGAGGACCTTCATCTCACCCTCACCAAGGAAAACACCTCGTTCACCGCCGAGGTCAACGTCCATACCCATTGGGGTGAACTGTTCCACCTCAAAGAAGAGGCGAAGGATCTCATAGAGGCCATAGACAAACTCTTCGACAAACTCGACTACAAGATAGCCAAGGAGAAGAGCAAGATCCAGGATCACCATGTCGAAAAACCGGAGAAGGAATGA
- a CDS encoding HPr family phosphocarrier protein, whose protein sequence is MTEREVVIKNRAGIHARPATLLVNTANKFSSQIFLEKDSERVNAKSIMGIITLGAGYNTKLRIIADGEDEEEAVKALAELFDKKFEEE, encoded by the coding sequence ATGACGGAAAGAGAAGTGGTGATCAAGAACAGGGCAGGAATCCATGCACGACCTGCCACCCTGCTGGTGAATACGGCGAACAAGTTCTCCTCTCAGATCTTCCTCGAGAAAGACAGTGAACGCGTGAACGCGAAATCCATCATGGGAATCATCACGTTGGGAGCGGGGTACAACACGAAACTCCGGATCATCGCCGACGGCGAGGACGAGGAGGAGGCCGTGAAGGCATTGGCGGAGCTCTTCGACAAGAAATTCGAGGAAGAATGA
- a CDS encoding CheR family methyltransferase, protein MAFLSEDLFEKFRTLVYEASGISFTETNRAVLESRVKDRLRTRGISTPEEYYREVSSSEEELREFLDVVTTNLTRFFRNQGHWETFRHAVIPDLVERKRAQGVRSLLVWSAGCSTGEEPYTIAMVLSEHLPPGFSFLVVGSDISLSSLLVAKEGFYTDARVEGVPEHYLAKYFEKKENGYRVRDELRTRVQFDYHNLKHQSDLRDVDVVFCRNVLIYFDEAAQKATIQGLWNVMAPYSYLFIGHSESLFGMNTGFEFVKTEWGTVYRKNVTQ, encoded by the coding sequence ATGGCTTTCCTCTCGGAGGACCTGTTCGAGAAATTCAGGACGCTCGTGTACGAGGCGAGCGGGATATCCTTCACCGAGACCAATCGAGCCGTGCTCGAGAGCAGGGTGAAGGACAGGCTGCGCACGAGGGGGATCTCCACGCCCGAGGAGTACTACAGGGAGGTCTCCTCGAGCGAGGAGGAGCTCCGGGAGTTCCTGGATGTGGTGACCACCAATCTCACCCGCTTCTTCCGCAACCAGGGTCACTGGGAGACCTTCAGGCATGCGGTGATCCCCGATCTGGTGGAGCGGAAGCGGGCGCAGGGGGTGCGTTCCTTGTTGGTCTGGAGCGCGGGGTGTTCCACAGGGGAGGAGCCGTATACCATCGCCATGGTCCTCAGCGAGCACCTTCCTCCGGGGTTTTCATTCCTCGTGGTGGGATCGGATATAAGTCTGTCCTCTCTGCTGGTGGCGAAGGAGGGGTTCTACACGGATGCGAGGGTGGAGGGCGTGCCTGAGCACTACCTGGCCAAGTATTTCGAGAAGAAAGAGAACGGCTACAGGGTGCGCGACGAGCTGCGAACCCGCGTCCAGTTCGATTACCACAATCTCAAGCACCAGAGTGATCTCAGGGATGTGGACGTGGTCTTCTGTCGCAATGTGCTCATCTACTTCGACGAGGCGGCGCAGAAGGCGACGATCCAGGGCCTCTGGAACGTGATGGCCCCGTATTCCTACCTGTTCATCGGGCACTCGGAGTCCCTCTTCGGTATGAACACGGGCTTCGAGTTCGTGAAGACGGAGTGGGGGACGGTGTACAGGAAGAATGTGACCCAGTAG
- the hprK gene encoding HPr(Ser) kinase/phosphatase, which yields MKQKFTVLDLLSQELKEHDVLELKCIAGRKGLIRVIEVPNINRPGLALSGFFESFAYKRIQIFGRGEHAYLRKLEEEGRYENVRKIFSYEIPCVIFTHGLTPPEFFVSIAEESGCPVLQTQLPSATFTSRILRVLNNIFAPREVVHGVLIEVFGIGVLLLGESGVGKSEAALELLERGHRLVADDAVEIRCVAGNYLLGTSANRLLGHHMEIRGLGIINVTHLFGVGAIRDEKRIQLVVHLEQWDPEKEYDRLGSQEKTRDILGVKVPCVEIPIKPGRNIPILIETAAMNERLKQMGVHSSREFNEQVMKWLESENVRTIYLHKNHME from the coding sequence ATGAAACAGAAGTTCACCGTCCTGGACCTCCTGAGCCAGGAGCTCAAAGAGCACGACGTCCTTGAGCTCAAGTGCATTGCAGGACGAAAGGGGCTCATCCGGGTCATCGAGGTCCCCAACATCAACCGGCCGGGACTCGCCCTGAGCGGATTCTTCGAGAGCTTCGCCTACAAACGAATCCAGATCTTCGGCAGGGGTGAACACGCCTATCTCAGGAAGCTCGAAGAGGAAGGCCGCTACGAGAATGTGAGGAAGATCTTCTCCTACGAGATCCCCTGCGTCATCTTCACCCATGGCCTCACCCCCCCCGAGTTTTTCGTCTCCATCGCAGAGGAGAGCGGCTGCCCGGTGCTCCAGACCCAGCTCCCCTCCGCCACCTTCACCTCCCGTATCCTCAGGGTACTCAACAACATCTTCGCCCCCAGAGAGGTGGTACACGGAGTACTCATCGAGGTCTTCGGCATCGGCGTGCTCCTCCTCGGGGAGAGCGGGGTGGGGAAGAGTGAGGCGGCCCTGGAACTGCTCGAGCGCGGTCACAGGCTCGTCGCCGACGATGCCGTCGAGATCCGGTGTGTGGCAGGAAACTACCTCCTGGGCACGAGTGCGAACAGGCTTCTCGGACACCACATGGAGATCAGGGGCCTGGGCATCATCAACGTGACGCATCTGTTCGGAGTAGGGGCCATCCGGGACGAGAAGAGGATCCAGCTGGTGGTACATCTTGAACAGTGGGACCCCGAGAAGGAGTACGACAGGCTCGGATCCCAGGAAAAAACCCGGGACATCCTGGGGGTGAAGGTGCCCTGCGTGGAGATACCCATAAAACCGGGGAGAAACATTCCCATCCTCATCGAGACCGCGGCCATGAATGAACGCCTGAAACAGATGGGCGTCCACTCCTCCCGCGAGTTCAACGAGCAGGTGATGAAGTGGCTTGAAAGTGAAAACGTCCGTACCATATATTTGCACAAGAACCATATGGAATAA
- a CDS encoding CTP synthase — translation MGKYIFVTGGVCSSLGKGIAAASIGSLLELQGLTVRMIKIDPYLNVDAGTMSPYQHGEVYVTDDGAETDLDLGNYARFTNSPLSRANSITTGQIYMDVIQMEREGRFLGRTVQVIPHITDRIKHRIKAIGDEEGVDVTIVEIGGTVGDIESFPFLEAVRQIIHEKGHRNALSVHLTLVPLVSGGELKTKPTQHSVKELLGLGIQPDILLCRAPMPLDEPLRKKISLFTNVEPRAVISAYDVPHTIYEIPLSFHKQDLDTIILEKLDIPVKTPDLSAWEQVVDILVNAKESVTIGFVGKYIELGDAYKSVDEALYHGGVANEVRVVLKKIDAESLEKTEDLDNAFKDVDAIIVPGGFGQRGIEGMIRAAEYARTRNIPYLGICLGMQVMVIEFARNVLGLKDADSTEFTPTTPHPVVSLLEEQVDITMMGGTMRLGAYEAELMPGSLLRSLYGVETIQERHRHRYEFSNQYREQFSSSGMRIAAVYRANNLVEGVEWEGHPWGIGVQFHPEFKSKPLAPHPLFSSFIRAALDYKHSKKQKELFE, via the coding sequence ATGGGAAAATACATCTTCGTCACCGGCGGCGTGTGTTCGAGCCTGGGGAAAGGTATCGCCGCAGCATCCATCGGCTCCCTACTCGAACTTCAGGGCCTCACCGTGCGCATGATAAAGATAGATCCCTACCTGAACGTCGATGCAGGCACCATGAGCCCCTACCAGCACGGCGAGGTCTACGTCACGGACGACGGTGCCGAGACCGATCTCGACCTGGGCAACTACGCACGGTTCACCAACTCACCCCTTTCCCGGGCGAACTCCATCACTACCGGTCAGATCTACATGGACGTCATCCAGATGGAGAGGGAAGGCCGTTTCCTCGGGCGGACGGTCCAGGTGATTCCTCACATCACCGACAGGATCAAACACCGCATCAAGGCCATAGGCGACGAAGAAGGGGTGGACGTGACCATCGTGGAGATAGGCGGCACGGTGGGCGACATCGAATCCTTCCCCTTCCTGGAGGCCGTACGACAGATCATACACGAGAAGGGACATCGCAACGCCCTCTCGGTACACCTCACCCTCGTACCCCTCGTCTCGGGCGGCGAACTCAAGACCAAACCCACCCAGCACTCGGTGAAGGAACTCCTCGGCCTCGGGATCCAACCCGACATCCTCCTCTGCCGCGCCCCCATGCCCCTCGATGAACCCCTCAGGAAGAAGATCTCCCTGTTCACGAACGTGGAACCCAGGGCCGTGATCTCCGCCTACGACGTGCCCCACACGATCTATGAGATCCCCCTCAGTTTCCACAAACAGGACCTCGATACCATCATCCTGGAGAAACTCGACATCCCTGTGAAGACCCCCGACCTCTCGGCCTGGGAACAGGTGGTGGACATCCTCGTGAACGCCAAGGAGAGCGTGACCATCGGATTCGTGGGCAAGTACATCGAGCTGGGCGATGCCTACAAGTCGGTGGACGAGGCGCTCTACCACGGTGGGGTCGCAAACGAGGTGCGGGTCGTACTCAAGAAGATCGACGCCGAGAGCCTGGAAAAGACCGAAGATCTCGACAACGCCTTCAAGGACGTGGACGCCATCATCGTGCCCGGGGGATTCGGACAACGGGGAATAGAGGGGATGATCAGGGCGGCCGAATATGCACGCACCAGGAACATACCCTACCTCGGGATCTGTCTCGGGATGCAGGTCATGGTGATAGAGTTCGCCCGGAACGTCCTGGGGCTCAAAGACGCCGACAGCACGGAGTTCACCCCCACCACCCCACATCCGGTGGTGAGCCTCCTCGAGGAGCAAGTGGACATCACCATGATGGGCGGCACCATGCGTCTGGGGGCCTACGAGGCCGAACTCATGCCTGGAAGTCTCCTCAGATCTCTCTACGGAGTCGAGACCATCCAGGAACGTCACCGCCACCGCTACGAGTTCTCCAATCAATATCGCGAGCAGTTCTCCTCCTCGGGGATGCGCATCGCCGCGGTCTACAGGGCGAACAACCTGGTGGAGGGTGTGGAATGGGAAGGACATCCCTGGGGGATCGGAGTCCAGTTCCATCCGGAGTTCAAGTCCAAACCCCTCGCCCCTCACCCGCTCTTCTCGAGCTTCATCCGGGCGGCCCTCGACTACAAACACTCCAAGAAACAGAAAGAGCTCTTCGAATGA
- the lptB gene encoding LPS export ABC transporter ATP-binding protein — MSEHVLGVDGLVKRFGKKTVVKDVSFEMRTGEVVGLLGPNGAGKTTIFYMVVGFLTPTEGRVYFDFHDISRLPMYKRARLGISYLPQEPSIFRRLTVEENVWAILETRKDLTREEKQRTLEELLAEMGITHIRKQKAYTLSGGERRRTEIARALAIRPAFLLLDEPFAGIDPIAVYEIKQIIAQLSKKGIGILITDHNVRDTLEITHRSYIINLGEILVQGSREELVNNEIARRIYLGEHFQL, encoded by the coding sequence ATGAGTGAGCACGTCCTGGGCGTGGATGGTCTCGTCAAGCGCTTCGGCAAGAAAACCGTGGTGAAGGACGTTTCCTTCGAGATGCGCACCGGGGAAGTCGTCGGCCTCCTGGGACCAAACGGGGCGGGCAAGACCACCATCTTCTACATGGTGGTGGGATTCCTCACCCCCACCGAGGGGAGGGTCTACTTCGACTTCCACGACATCTCCCGCCTCCCCATGTACAAGAGAGCACGCCTGGGCATCTCCTACCTCCCCCAGGAACCCTCGATCTTTCGCCGCCTCACAGTCGAGGAGAACGTGTGGGCCATCCTCGAGACGAGGAAGGACCTCACCCGGGAGGAGAAACAGAGGACCCTCGAGGAACTCCTTGCGGAGATGGGGATCACCCACATCCGGAAGCAGAAGGCCTACACCCTCTCGGGGGGAGAGAGGCGAAGGACCGAGATCGCACGGGCCCTTGCGATCAGGCCCGCCTTCCTCCTCCTCGACGAACCCTTCGCAGGGATAGATCCAATCGCCGTCTACGAGATCAAGCAGATCATCGCGCAGCTCTCAAAGAAGGGGATAGGCATACTCATCACCGATCACAACGTACGGGACACCCTCGAGATCACCCACCGGTCCTACATCATCAACCTGGGGGAGATCCTCGTGCAGGGGTCCCGGGAAGAGCTCGTGAACAACGAGATCGCCCGTCGTATCTACCTGGGAGAACACTTCCAGCTCTGA
- the lptC gene encoding LPS export ABC transporter periplasmic protein LptC: MRIRIALLLTGLLLSCSFNYEEAMWEPSTREYPNMTIEHLSHRVVQDGALLLSVTAEKAEEYRDAQILAVTGVLFQEFDREGNVVRQARAAHARFHRDTEDIETEGEVEVQDRTEDITIRGSDFTWKKKERSISAPPGVEVEIQGEDYRLRGTGFSADAGTLSLRFTGNPQGTYTQEEDGE; encoded by the coding sequence ATGAGGATCCGGATCGCACTCCTCCTCACAGGCCTTCTTCTCTCCTGCAGCTTCAACTACGAGGAGGCCATGTGGGAACCGAGCACCCGGGAATACCCGAACATGACCATAGAACACCTTTCCCACCGTGTGGTACAGGACGGAGCGCTCCTCCTCTCCGTGACCGCGGAGAAGGCCGAAGAGTATCGGGACGCACAGATCCTCGCGGTCACTGGGGTCCTGTTCCAGGAGTTCGACAGGGAGGGAAATGTCGTGAGACAGGCCCGGGCTGCGCACGCGCGGTTCCACCGGGACACCGAGGACATCGAGACCGAAGGGGAGGTTGAGGTACAGGACAGGACGGAAGACATCACCATCCGGGGATCGGACTTCACCTGGAAGAAGAAGGAACGTTCGATCTCGGCCCCACCTGGCGTGGAGGTGGAGATCCAGGGAGAGGACTACAGGCTCAGAGGCACGGGTTTCTCCGCGGACGCCGGGACCCTCTCCCTCCGGTTCACCGGCAATCCACAAGGCACGTACACCCAGGAGGAGGACGGTGAGTAG
- a CDS encoding protein-glutamate methylesterase/protein-glutamine glutaminase, translated as MQDPIRVLIVDDSALMRTMVSRILEEAPDMEVVGTAMHGGFALEKIPRLDPDVIVLDLEMPKVDGLDFLRERRERGIDIPVIILSSRAKRGARITMEALSLGASDFITKPSGAISPDVHLVADTLREMIRGYGRRYRLLKGPARERGGKRDLPPAAKERPEGPVLQSPGRSAPVLPPQVVVPPRRVVPLRRPGVPEVVAIGVSTGGPSALRSLLGALGEGFPLPLLIVQHMPPGFTKEFAESLNRMCALTVKEAEEGDEVRRGMVFIAPGDFHMMVEEEGGRKVVRLLDAPPVNGHRPSVDVLFESVARVYGNRSIAVIMTGMGRDGARMLGEVFRQGGITIGQDEETCVVYGMPRAAHEMGVLHLQLPLGEIPLVLEKLARQSASSGGDVSDSSSSS; from the coding sequence ATGCAGGATCCGATCCGTGTGCTCATCGTGGACGACTCGGCGCTCATGCGGACCATGGTTTCGCGCATCCTGGAGGAGGCCCCGGACATGGAGGTGGTGGGCACTGCGATGCACGGGGGGTTCGCCCTGGAGAAGATCCCCCGACTCGACCCCGACGTGATCGTCCTCGACCTGGAGATGCCGAAGGTGGACGGGCTCGACTTTCTTCGAGAACGGAGGGAGCGCGGTATCGACATACCGGTGATCATCCTCTCCTCCCGGGCCAAGCGGGGAGCCCGCATCACCATGGAGGCGCTCTCCCTGGGGGCGAGCGATTTCATCACCAAGCCCTCGGGTGCGATCTCCCCGGACGTGCACCTGGTGGCGGATACCCTGAGGGAAATGATCAGGGGCTACGGGAGGAGGTACCGCCTTCTCAAGGGGCCGGCACGGGAGAGGGGTGGGAAGAGGGACCTGCCTCCGGCGGCGAAGGAGCGGCCTGAAGGTCCCGTCCTGCAGTCGCCCGGGAGATCCGCCCCGGTGCTTCCCCCGCAGGTCGTCGTCCCTCCCCGGAGGGTCGTCCCGCTCAGGAGGCCGGGGGTGCCGGAGGTGGTGGCCATCGGGGTCTCGACCGGAGGGCCGAGCGCCCTCAGGTCCCTCCTCGGTGCCCTCGGAGAGGGTTTCCCTCTTCCCCTCCTCATCGTCCAGCACATGCCCCCCGGGTTCACCAAGGAGTTCGCGGAGAGTCTCAATCGGATGTGCGCACTCACGGTGAAGGAGGCCGAGGAGGGTGACGAGGTGAGGAGGGGGATGGTCTTCATCGCGCCGGGGGACTTCCACATGATGGTGGAGGAGGAGGGGGGACGGAAGGTCGTCAGGCTCCTGGATGCCCCGCCGGTGAACGGACACAGGCCTTCGGTGGATGTGCTCTTCGAATCGGTGGCGAGGGTCTATGGAAACCGGAGCATCGCGGTGATCATGACGGGGATGGGGAGGGACGGTGCCCGTATGCTGGGCGAGGTCTTCCGGCAAGGAGGGATCACCATCGGCCAGGATGAGGAGACCTGTGTGGTGTACGGCATGCCACGGGCCGCTCACGAGATGGGGGTGCTCCACCTCCAGCTGCCCTTGGGGGAGATTCCCCTCGTGCTGGAGAAGCTGGCCCGTCAGAGTGCCTCGTCCGGAGGGGATGTCTCCGATTCCTCTTCCTCGTCCTGA